In Capricornis sumatraensis isolate serow.1 chromosome 6, serow.2, whole genome shotgun sequence, the genomic window GGAACCCAGTTTCCCAGCAGGCCCAGGTGGGAAGGACAGTGACTGGGGATCACATCTGGGAACCtatttcagggacttccttgcAGGGGTTTAGCTTGGCAAGCAGAAGAGAGATAAGGAGGTGAGGGTGGGTTTCACCAGGGGCAGATGGGGGAGGTGAGGCCAAACAGGCTCCTCCTAAAACTCACACGACGGCAGGCAGCCTGCAGCCATCCTCGAGGAGCAGGTAGCGGTAGGCTCGCACCAGGAATGCAGGGATGGGGCGCTGGGCCACGGACAGGCAGCAGTCTTCAGCGTCGTTGGCGCCTCCCAGAGCTAGGGTGGGATTAGTGTCAAGGTACAGGGATCCTGAGGCGGTCATAGCCCTCACTGGTGTTAAGGACATCTGTCTGGGGGTGGCGGCAGCTGGACCAGATTAATCCTCATCCAGTATGCGCCAATATGGCCCTGCAtgttaagctgcttcagtcatgtttgactctttgcaaccccagggactgtagcccaccaggctcctctgtcagtagaattttcccggcaagagtactggagtgggttgccatgcccttcttcaggggatcttcctcacccagggatcaaacccatgtctcttatgtctcctacattggcaggtgggttctttaccactagcgccacctgtggtTGCTAAATAAATTGAAGCACTATTTGCCAACAACTGTTTTTCTGAGCCCCACAGATGACTTTCTGCTACCTGGATCACCCCAACTTCTCTCCTAAGTCCTTTTAACTTCCCCACAGGAAGTTAAGATGGAGAATTCATGCTGGTCACAGTGTCCGTGGGGGGATGAATGTGGGGTGGGGAACAGGCTGGGGGTAGGGTAGCAGCAGGAAGATGACATTAGTAGAATTTAGGAATTGTTAAAACTTTTGATCATTTAGCCCTGGCTCAGTGTCTCCCATTCTCCCCACCTTAAGCAAGTATAGACTGTTCTCTCCTgcctgggaaactgaggcagcagGCAATAGAGcctgcagagagagagggagtcaTAGGTTCTGGATACAccaagagacagacacacactggAATTTGGGGGCTCAGGTACACTCCCACTCGCAGGCACAGGGAGCCGCCAGGGTCACTGAAACATGCAACCCTGACTCACAGGGTCCCTCACATCCAGTGGCAAGCAGTCTGCGCTCTAGACATCCCACTCCTTGCTGCCacctgccccgcccccgcccctgccaaGCTTCCCCTCAGTCTTACCAGGGGTGACCCAGAGGATCAGCAGGCTGACGGCCAGCAGTGAGGCTGTCTGGAATGCCATGGAGAGCGAGTGGAAGGCTGACTGGCGGCGAACTGTGAGCTAGTGAATTGGGCAGAGTCCCCGTGAAGTCAAGGCTCAGCTGGCAAGTGCAGGGTGTGAAGGGA contains:
- the CCL19 gene encoding C-C motif chemokine 19 → MAFQTASLLAVSLLILWVTPALGGANDAEDCCLSVAQRPIPAFLVRAYRYLLLEDGCRLPAVVFTTQRGHELCAPPDQPWVGRIIRRLKKNSARASLTLPSPASSLQAPAQDLSP